TTAATGGATAGTAGCCGCGCGTAAACTGCTGATACTTAAAGTACTCAGGAATGGCGACATTATATTCGCTCCAGATGACTGGAATGCTACTCTGAAAATGCCAGTCCTGGAAATTATAGAGAAAATCAGAAACAATTACATATTCGTATTCTATTACAGAACCGGTTTTGACTGCGGGCATTGTAAACTTGTAAAGGTCTAGATTGTCATTATATGCTTCTGTAAACTCACCATCTTTTTTAAGTTTTTCCTTTTCTACCTTGCCGTCAATAAGATTGTAGGTATAGCCCTTTAGCGTAGAAATTACTTCTTTATTTTTACCAGATTTATAGAGAGGAATTTGCGCGTCGGCCCATGTATAGCCTTCGTTTTTCAATATTTTAATTCTCGTTCTCCTTCTAAATTCCAGCTGTATGCCTGAGCTTTGATTGTACTTAAACCGGGTAGAGCCTATATCGCATAATACTACAGCGGCGGCAGTACTGTCTGGCGTATAAATTTGCATCTCTAATTCATCTTTACTGATTTTCCCAAACTTTGAGGGTTCTTCCTGTGCATATAAGGGGTAAATAGTGCAACAGAAGCAAGTCAGGATTAGGTAAAGTAGTTTGTTCATAGTAGGATAGCTGTATAAAAGTGTAATATTCATACAAATATTACATTTATAATTAAATAATGAAAATTTTAATAAAAAAAATAATATAATTATTATAACAAGTGGTGTGAATAGCTCATAGGCTTTCACAAAGGTGATTTTGTGAACATATCCGCTTTGAGAGTTACATTCATGCGCATGTACTGTTTGGTGCTGAGTACATACGCTGAGATTGTATTCATGTAAGGATACACTTATATTGTAAGCTTTAACCAACCCTAAGTATGAGAAAATTTACACTTCTACTTTTGCTAAGCATAGTATGCAACTCTTCTTTACTGGCTCAGCAATCTTACATATACTGCGGTAGCCTGATAGATGGTAAACAGGAAAAAATACAAAATGAGCTTACGCTTATTATTGAAGGTGATAAGATTAAGAGCATAGTAAAAGGATATCCAGAGCCCGATGCCGGAGCTGAGGTAATTGACCTGAAGGACAAAACGGTGATGCCAGGCTTTATAGATTTGCATGTGCATTTACAGAACCAAAGCAGCAGAGATAATTATTCTAAAGGCTTTCGTCTGAATGATGCGGATATAGCCTTAGAAGCTACCCAATATGCTAGAACTACCCTCTTGGCTGGCTTTACGACAGTAAGAGATGTAGGAGGTAATGGTGTGAACATCTCCTTACGCAATGCCATTAACCGTGGCTTTGTGGTGGGCCCCCGTATTTATACGGCAGGTAAATCTATTGCTACTACTGGTGGCCATGCCGACCCAACTAATGGCTTAAGAAAAGACCTGATGGGAGACCCAGGCCCTAAAGAAGGTGTAGTAAACGGTCCGGATGACGCCTGCAAAGCAGTAAGGCAGCGATACAAGGAAGGATCTGATATGATCAAGATTACTGCAACCGGTGGAGTACTAAGTTATGCTAAAGATGGCTCTGGCCCACAATTTACAGATGATGAATTACGCGTTATTGTAGAAACTGCTCATGATTATGGAATGCATACTGCTGCTCATGCTCATGGCGCAGCAGGGATGAAAAGAGCGGTAGCCGCAGGAATTACAACTATAGAACATGGCACTCTTATGGATGAGGAAGTAATGGATTTGATGATAGAAAAAGGTACTTACCTGGTGCCTACGCTTACTGCCGGGCGTTCAGTAGCAGACTCCGCCAAAATCAGAGGTTATTATCCGGCTATTATAGTTCCTAAAGCTTTAGAGATTGGCCCGCAGATTCAGAAAACCTTTGCTAAAGCCTATAACAGAGGGGTGAAAATAGCTTTTGGTACAGATGCTGGCGTGTTTGCCCATGGCAAAAACGCCAAAGAGTTTATGTATATGGTAGAAGCAGGAATGCCAGCAATGGAGGCAATACAATCCGCAACAGTCACTGCTGCGCAGGTTCTGGAAATGGAAGATGAGCTGGGATCGCTAGAGGAAGGTAAAGTGGCAGATATTGTGGCAGTAAAAGGTAACCCTCTTGAAGATATCAGCCTGTTGGAACAGGTAGACTTTGTGATGAAAGAGGGAAAAGTGTACAAAAACGAGTAGAGTGAACTCAATTTATTTTGCTTAAATACCTATCTATTTAACCTTAGTTTGGTATTTTAGCGCGCAAAAAATAAGCCTGTCAGGCAGATAAGATATAAATCAAATTTATTATGGGAAGAGCATTTGAATACCGAAGAGCAGCCAAAGAGAAACGCTGGGACAAAATGTCAAAAGTGTTTCCTAAGTTAGCTAAAGCTATCACAGTAGCCGCAAAAGAAAGCGGTCCTGACCCTGATATGAATGCTAAACTTCGTACCGCTATTCAGAATGCCAAGGGGCAAAACATGCCCAAAGACAATATTGAAGCGGCTATTAAAAGAGCTTCAGGCAAAGACGCTCAAGACTATGTAGAAGTTAATTACGAAGGTAAAGGCCCACATGGCGTATTGGTATTTGTTGAATGTGCTACAGATAATACTACGCGCACAGTTGCTAACGTAAAGTCATATTTCAATAAATCGGGCGGAAGCCTGGTGCCAACCGGCTCTTTAGAGTTTATGTTTAATCGTAAAGCAGTATTTGAGTTTGAAATGCCGGAAGGTATGGATATAGAGGAACTGGAACTGGAGTTGATAGATGCTGGTCTGGAAGAAATAGAAGAAGGTGAGGAAGGTAAATCATACGCTTATGCGGACTATACCAACTTTGGAGCGCTCTCACAAGCTTTTGAAGAAAAGGAAATAGAAGTAAGCAGTGCAACACTCAAACGCTTCCCTAATAATGAGGTGGAGTTTACAGAGGAGCAGATGGAAGATATAGAAAAGTTAATAGATAAGCTTGAAGATGATGACGACGTTCAGGCTGTATATACCAATATAGCATAGCGTTAAGCAATAGAATCATAAGTAAAAAGCACGATGAGAATCGTGCTTTTTTATCTTCGGTAAAATTTATTATCTCTGGATCATAGAAATGAGTTTGTTTACTTGTAATAGTCAAGATTACCTCTGACAGTCGAGGCCTATGAGATGCGCTTCTAAGGCATCTGATTCTTGGAATGTTGAGCTTTTTGGGAGGGTCTCCTCAGAGCCCCTTGACCATTCCAGTCAGTCAGACTATTCCTGGCGGGTTGCTCGCCATCAGGGCCCGCTTCCGCTTCGTCTGACACTAGTAAAGGTATAAAATTCTGATGATGAGTTTGTAACATTTTCTCCTTTGTCAGATGTAAATCTTCTTGCCAAGTTTGCATTGGGGTCCTACCATTGCAATGCTTCCCGCTGTGAGTTCTTTGCTCATTATAATAGTTAAGCCACAGGTCCAAATCCTGTTGTAACTCTTCCAGCGTTTTGTAGACCTTTTTACGAAAGGCTACTGAATAGAATTCGTTCTGCATGGTGCGGTGTAATCGTTCACAGATACCATTGGTTTGTGGACTCTTCGCTTTGGTTTTGCTGTGATCTACATCCTCTATGGCTAAGTACAACTGGTACTCGTGATGCTCGCGATTACCGCAGTACTCACTACCCCGATCCGTTAAGATGCGCAACAATGGAATCTCATACTGCTCGTAGAAAGGAACAACGCGATCATTGAGCAGATCAGCCGCTACCAGGGCGTTCTTACGATCATAGAGCTTAGCGTGGGCTACCTTGGTGTAAGTATCTACAAAGGTCTGCTGATAGATTTTGCCTACCCCTTTGATATAGCCTACGTAGTAGGTGTCCTGCGATCCTAAGTAGCCAGGGTGATACGTTTCTATTTCCCCATGGGCTACTTTCTCTTCTTTAGCTTTTTCCATCGCCGCCAGTTGTGCCTCAGTGAGAATGAGTCCTTCTTGGGCTACTTTGGCTTCTAATGCTTTCAAGCGTTTGGGAAAAGTCTCTAGCTGATGACGCAACCACACTGAGCGAACCCCACCGGGGGAGATGAAAACGTGGTTCTTCTTCAGCTCGTTGGAAACGCGTACCTGCCCCAAGGCCGGTTGTTCAATGGCCAGCTCGACTACTGCCTGTTCAACGGATGCCGCTACGCGGTTCTTAGCATTAGGCTTCTTGCGGCTCATCTCTTGCAGAGCCGCGCTACCGCCTTGTTCGTAGAGCTCTTTAAAGCGGTAGAAAGAATCTCTACTGTAGCCCATCACCTTACAGGCTTGAGATACATTGCCTAGCATCTCAGCCAGGTTTAGTAATCCTAATTTGTTCTTAATAACTTTGTCTTCGGTAGTCATGATGTAATCGGGTTTAAGTAAATGAAATGATCTCGTCAATCTCAATTTACCTAAACTGTCAGATTATGTCTTGACTATTTCAGTTTACTTTAGTTCAGGCTAGCTAGGGCTTTTTTTACCTCTGCCTCGTGGAATACAGGTAAAGAAAAATAGAATGTACTTCCTTGTCCTTCTGCGCTTTCGGCCCAGATTGTACCCCCATTTTTCTCGACAAAATCTTTACATAAGAGTAGGCCCAATCCGGTACCCTTTTCATTAGCAGTACCTGTAGTACTATTAAAACTACTTTCTTTAAAGAGTTTGTTCAGTGTCTCCTCTTTCATCCCCAAGCCAGTATCTTTTACACTAAATATGACCTGATCACCCTGGGGCGTCACCTCTAAATAAATTTCATCATTGGGTTTACAAAACTTAATAGCGTTAGAAAGTAAATTCTGTATTACAATCTGAATCATCACTTCATCGGCATAAACATAGGTATTTTCGTTAATCTTGTTTACTAACTGAACATTTTTGTGCTGAGCCTGATTTTGTAAAAGCTCTACCTTGATACTAGCCAGTCTTTTCAGGTTTACTTTCTCTTTATTAATATCTGAACCCTCTAGCTGCGTTTTAGCCCAGTGTAGAAGGTTATCCAATAAACTGGTAGTATAGTTAACGTTCTTTAGTATCTCAGAAAGCATGTAGTCAAATTCTTCTTTCTTTATGAGTCCATTTTGTATGAGACTCAGGCTGCCAAATAAGGTATTTAACGGACTACGCAAATCATGTGAAATAATAGAAAAAAGCTTGTCTTTTAGGTGGTTTAGCCTCTGTAACTTGTCAGCTTGTGCCGTTATTTCTTCTTTCTGCTGCTTTACTTCGTCATTCTTTCTTTTGAGTAAGTTATTAGCAAATGACATACTTCTACTACTGCGATACAGTACAAAGGCCAATACCGCAATTAATACAACCAGGCCTAAGAGCGCATAGATCAGATACCTCTGTTTCTCACGTATATGCTGCTCCATTTCTTTTTCTTTGGTCAGCATCTCAATTTCTCTGCGCTGCTGTTCAAATACCAGAAAATCCAGTTTTTCCTGCGTGCCTTCACTTTGAATGCTGTCTTTATATTGGTTGTAGAGGTTCAGGTAACGATAAGCGTTCTGAAAATCTTTTTTGGCATTGTACACATTAGCCAAAGTAGCGTACGATTTGTAAATTAACTCCTTAACATCAGTAGGTTCTGCTGCCTGTACCGCTTGATGTGCCAAAACCTCAGCCTTATCAATTTCGTTTTTCATCAGCATAATCTCTGAAAGAAGTTGCTTACCCCTGATAATGGTACGGGTATCATCAAACTTTCTGGCAGATTGTAAGCTTTTTTCCAGTAGGGTTTCAGCTGCCGGAAGGTCCTTTTTCCTGAACAATGCATCAGCATAATTAAAAGTTAGGCCCGGAACCATATTTGGGCGGTGTACTTTAGCTAGCGGTTGAGAGAGTTCATAAAAATGTATGGCAGAGTCTAATTCCCCTTTTTCCATATAGCACTTACCCATATTATTATAGGTAACAGCAATGCGTTCCATGTTCTTAAGACTAAAAAACATGGGAAGAGCTGCGCGGTAGGCAGCAAGCGCTGCTTCGTAGTCTGCTGCAGATCTGTAAATTAAGCCCATACTGCCAATGTTTCTGGCAACCAGATTCTGATCGCCTATTTGTTCGGCAATCTCTTTGGACTCCAGGTATAAAGACAAACCTTCTTTAAGGTTGCCCTTGCACCAGTTGGCATTTCCCATACTGTTAAGAGCCAGAGCCTGTCCTTTAGTAAAACCCAAAGCCTGGGCAAGTGAATCTGCCTGTTTAGAATATGCTATAGAAAGATCAGGCTGGGTATAAATAAGCCTGTTCGCGATCTGGTGTAAAAAGATTACTTTGTTACTATCCTCCGGCATTTTTTTGAGATCTTCCGAAGCATAGGAGTTCTGGGCATCCTGACCACTTGAGTCAGTAACCTGAGTAAGTATTAGCATAAGAAGCATACTTACTCTAACCCATAAAATTATATAGTTGAAATATGAATACATGAAGCTGATGTTAAACGACACTACATGTCTACTCGGTCTTTATTAATACATCTCTCATAAAATACGCAAAAGCCTCCTGAATAATTGTATTTTTTTAATTTATGTTACTTGTAATTGAGCTGAATGATGTACCTAAGCAGTAATTATTCAAAAATTGGAAATAAGAATGAAGTCAAAAATCCAAATGAAGTTTGGAATAGAATGGATACGGCAGTGTCAAAAAGCCTCAATCGCACTTTTTGAGGCTTATAAGCCCTAATTGCAAAAAAATATAATTAAAATCAGACGTAATATTTTTTTAAATTTTAAAGGAAGTTGTTAGGTCTAAATACTTAGTTATATTTAATCATGATAGATTGCTATCTGCAAAATTTAATGAAGCATCTTCAAATCCTGCATATATGTAAGGACTGCCATACTAATACAGGAAATTAGCTCGTTGAAAGAAAAATGTGCAGAGGAACTGTAAGCTTCTGTAATGAATAAGGTGTAGAATAAAAACAAAGGTAGTTATGAAAAAGTATGTAAACAGCTCACTATGTGTGCTGGCAGTCTGTGTGCTAGCCTCATGTGACAAAAGTGAAGATGCACCAGATCTTCGCTCCAACTTTCAGTTACTAATAGATTTCTGGAATCCGGATGGAAACAATCCTGAAATTCGTCTGGATGAACAAAATACCTCCGATGCTATTCGTATAGATTTTGATAAAACATTTGGAGGCAATGCTGTAGGCAACACCTTTACGGAGGTAGAGATAGATAACTTTAGAATTATTGATAACAGCAATACCAACTACGAGATCACCAATATTACAGCTTACGAATACCGTGACGCTCTTAATGACTGGAAGGAAGATGTAGAGTTTAGGATGGAATACGAAACCATAGAAGATCTGGCGGTAGTACTGGTACTGGACAGAAGCGAATCCTTAGGTGAAGATTTTGAAAAAGTAAAAACCTATGCCAGCAATTTTGTAAACCAGATTTTCAGCGAAACAAATCAGTTGCAGGTTGGTGTCGTAGACTTTGCTGATGAAGTAAACATGATTCCGCTTACTTCCAATATGGCCTCCGTTACCAATTACATTGAAGGGCTGGAGCAGGGTAGGTTTACTACATTATACGAAGCTATGAATACCGGGCTTACTGCTCTGGAAGAAACTAATGCCGAAGCTAAAGCTATTATAGTATTTACGGATGGTACCGATAATAACTCTAATTCTGAGTACTCACCCCAGTATTTGGAGCAGAGGATAAAAGCGAGTACAGAGGGCTCAAAAATTATCACCTTTACCATTGGGCTGGATGGCAAAGGTGGTGTAGATAAGGATGTATTAAACAAACTAACCTTAAACGGTGGGGTATCTACCTTCCCTCGCTCAGTAGACGAGCTCGCCCATGTGTTTGAAGATTTTTCTAGTGGAATAGCCAATGTTTACAAGCTAACCTATACCAGAAACCAGCAGGCGATACCCGAAGACAAAGCGGTAAAGCTACGCTTTAGTATACAGACACGTAGAAAATAAAGCTCAAAACACCAATAAAACAGCCTGACAAAGTCAGGCTGTTTTATTACACCAGACTTTAAAGCGTGTAAACAGTATACCCAACAGAGCTACGATTAAGCCTGGCTAACTTTGACAATAGAAAAAAAATCAGTAGATTCTGGAAGTATTGCAGGAAAGCTTAATATTTTAGTAACATCTGAAAAAGGTGTAAATATTAACTGCTTGATTATTTTTAAGCGCTATACCAGGATCTACCTGTAGGTAGAAAAATGAACACTACTGTTTTATGCTTAAAGTCATACCTAACGAGTCATCTGATGTAAAGAACTGGAACTTGATGAAGTCTGGTTCACAGGAGGCTTTTGAGCACCTATACGATAAATACTTTCCTCTTCTATTTCGTTATGGG
This window of the Porifericola rhodea genome carries:
- a CDS encoding metal-dependent hydrolase family protein; translation: MRKFTLLLLLSIVCNSSLLAQQSYIYCGSLIDGKQEKIQNELTLIIEGDKIKSIVKGYPEPDAGAEVIDLKDKTVMPGFIDLHVHLQNQSSRDNYSKGFRLNDADIALEATQYARTTLLAGFTTVRDVGGNGVNISLRNAINRGFVVGPRIYTAGKSIATTGGHADPTNGLRKDLMGDPGPKEGVVNGPDDACKAVRQRYKEGSDMIKITATGGVLSYAKDGSGPQFTDDELRVIVETAHDYGMHTAAHAHGAAGMKRAVAAGITTIEHGTLMDEEVMDLMIEKGTYLVPTLTAGRSVADSAKIRGYYPAIIVPKALEIGPQIQKTFAKAYNRGVKIAFGTDAGVFAHGKNAKEFMYMVEAGMPAMEAIQSATVTAAQVLEMEDELGSLEEGKVADIVAVKGNPLEDISLLEQVDFVMKEGKVYKNE
- a CDS encoding YebC/PmpR family DNA-binding transcriptional regulator, which translates into the protein MGRAFEYRRAAKEKRWDKMSKVFPKLAKAITVAAKESGPDPDMNAKLRTAIQNAKGQNMPKDNIEAAIKRASGKDAQDYVEVNYEGKGPHGVLVFVECATDNTTRTVANVKSYFNKSGGSLVPTGSLEFMFNRKAVFEFEMPEGMDIEELELELIDAGLEEIEEGEEGKSYAYADYTNFGALSQAFEEKEIEVSSATLKRFPNNEVEFTEEQMEDIEKLIDKLEDDDDVQAVYTNIA
- a CDS encoding ATP-binding protein, producing MLILTQVTDSSGQDAQNSYASEDLKKMPEDSNKVIFLHQIANRLIYTQPDLSIAYSKQADSLAQALGFTKGQALALNSMGNANWCKGNLKEGLSLYLESKEIAEQIGDQNLVARNIGSMGLIYRSAADYEAALAAYRAALPMFFSLKNMERIAVTYNNMGKCYMEKGELDSAIHFYELSQPLAKVHRPNMVPGLTFNYADALFRKKDLPAAETLLEKSLQSARKFDDTRTIIRGKQLLSEIMLMKNEIDKAEVLAHQAVQAAEPTDVKELIYKSYATLANVYNAKKDFQNAYRYLNLYNQYKDSIQSEGTQEKLDFLVFEQQRREIEMLTKEKEMEQHIREKQRYLIYALLGLVVLIAVLAFVLYRSSRSMSFANNLLKRKNDEVKQQKEEITAQADKLQRLNHLKDKLFSIISHDLRSPLNTLFGSLSLIQNGLIKKEEFDYMLSEILKNVNYTTSLLDNLLHWAKTQLEGSDINKEKVNLKRLASIKVELLQNQAQHKNVQLVNKINENTYVYADEVMIQIVIQNLLSNAIKFCKPNDEIYLEVTPQGDQVIFSVKDTGLGMKEETLNKLFKESSFNSTTGTANEKGTGLGLLLCKDFVEKNGGTIWAESAEGQGSTFYFSLPVFHEAEVKKALASLN
- a CDS encoding vWA domain-containing protein, encoding MKKYVNSSLCVLAVCVLASCDKSEDAPDLRSNFQLLIDFWNPDGNNPEIRLDEQNTSDAIRIDFDKTFGGNAVGNTFTEVEIDNFRIIDNSNTNYEITNITAYEYRDALNDWKEDVEFRMEYETIEDLAVVLVLDRSESLGEDFEKVKTYASNFVNQIFSETNQLQVGVVDFADEVNMIPLTSNMASVTNYIEGLEQGRFTTLYEAMNTGLTALEETNAEAKAIIVFTDGTDNNSNSEYSPQYLEQRIKASTEGSKIITFTIGLDGKGGVDKDVLNKLTLNGGVSTFPRSVDELAHVFEDFSSGIANVYKLTYTRNQQAIPEDKAVKLRFSIQTRRK